Proteins encoded within one genomic window of Choristoneura fumiferana chromosome 28, NRCan_CFum_1, whole genome shotgun sequence:
- the LOC141443935 gene encoding uncharacterized protein yields MEAVVFNGKELTLKYVKNLPIPKVVDDTDVIIKVEYSGICGTDVHIIQGEFPASKERPLAMGHEFSGIITQVGKAAAFEVGQKVVVDPNSACHICDHCRSGNYQYCLTAGINDTIGIWRDGGWAEYVRCPQTNVYALPDEITTKQGALCEPYSCVAHGFNRASPFHVGEKILIVGAGIIGNLWVTALHLQGHREVTVSEMNKARLDIVKKLNTGYRLLSPDVLAKENKLYDVIVDCTGVGKVMEINFKYLNHGGRYVLFGCCPLSHQAMLNPFQIYHKELTIIGVKINPYNFPKTIGWLKAMGERYLNYENLGIKTYKLSEYQQALDDLKNGAISKALFKLVK; encoded by the exons ATGGAGGCTGTAGTATTCAACGGTAAAGAGCTCACACTAAAATATGTGAAGAACCTCCCCATTCCGAAGGTCGTGGATGACACCGATGTCATCATCAAAGTGGAGTACTCCGGAATCTGTGGGACTGACGTGCACATCATTCAG GGCGAGTTCCCGGCCAGCAAGGAGCGCCCTCTGGCGATGGGCCATGAGTTCAGCGGCATCATCACCCAGGTCGGAAAAGCTGCCGCCTTCGAAGTGGGGCAGAAGGTCGTCGTTGACCCTAACAg TGCCTGCCACATTTGCGACCACTGCCGCAGCGGCAACTACCAGTACTGCTTGACTGCTGGCATCAACGATACCATCGGTATCTGGCGGGACGGAGGCTGGGCTGAATACGTGAGGTGTCCGCAGACCAACGTTTACGCGCTGCCCGACGAAATTACTACAAAACAAG GTGCTCTCTGTGAGCCGTACTCCTGCGTGGCCCATGGCTTTAATCGCGCATCACCATTCCATGTTGGAGAGAAGATTCTCATCGTGGGAGCCGGCATCATCG gcaacctatgGGTGACAGCGCTCCATCTTCAAGGTCACAGGGAAGTCACGGTGTCTGAAATGAACAAGGCCAGACTTGACATCGTAAAAAAATTGA ACACCGGATACAGGCTTCTCAGCCCGGATGTACTcgcaaaagaaaacaaattgtACGACGTCATCGTAGACTGCACTG GTGTCGGTAAAGTGATGGAAATCAACTTCAAGTATTTGAACCATGGCGGAAGATACGTTCTTTTTGGCTGCTGTCCTCTCTCACACCAGGCGat GTTGAATCCGTTCCAGATTTACCACAAGGAGTTGACAATCATAGGCGTCAAGATCAATCCATACAATTTCCCCAAGACCATCGGGTGGCTCAAGGCCATGGGTGAGAG GTATTTGAACTACGAAAACCTCGGAATCAAGACCTACAAGCTATCAGAATACCAACAGGCTCTCGACGACTTGAAGAACGGTGCTATTTCGAAAGCCCTGTTCAAGCTTGTCAAGTAG